The following are encoded in a window of Longimicrobiaceae bacterium genomic DNA:
- the mtnA gene encoding S-methyl-5-thioribose-1-phosphate isomerase yields the protein MRVNGTPYRTVWMEGGTVRLIDQNRLPFDFALVSCPTWRATAQAIRDMSVRGAPAIGATAGYALAQAFAAGGKAFWLSAAVARRAIEATRPTAVDLFAATSRVWNAAETAGGSEAQAVEAARAAAHDFAEESVRSCLHIGEHGEALVPDGANVLTHCNAGWLATVDFGTALAPVYRAAADGKRVHVWVSETRPRAQGARLTAWELGAHGIPHTVIADSASAHLMSRGDVDLVITGADRIAANGDAANKIGTLEKAVCAREFGVRFYVAAPPSTFDAAIADGGGIPIEERSADEVSYVTGLDDHGTLRRVRVTAPGAPARNPAFDVTPARFITGFITEHGVVRPEELPGAASHAHERIRVPALAGEGVVAGG from the coding sequence CGTTCGACTTCGCCCTGGTCTCGTGCCCCACCTGGCGCGCCACGGCGCAGGCCATCCGCGACATGTCGGTTCGCGGCGCGCCCGCCATCGGCGCGACGGCGGGGTACGCGCTGGCGCAGGCGTTCGCGGCGGGCGGCAAGGCGTTCTGGCTCTCCGCCGCCGTCGCGCGCCGGGCCATCGAGGCGACGCGGCCCACGGCGGTGGACCTCTTCGCCGCCACCTCGCGCGTCTGGAACGCGGCGGAGACGGCGGGCGGCAGCGAGGCGCAGGCGGTGGAGGCCGCGCGCGCCGCAGCGCACGACTTCGCGGAAGAGAGCGTGCGCAGCTGCCTGCACATCGGGGAGCACGGCGAGGCGCTGGTGCCCGACGGGGCGAACGTGCTCACGCACTGCAACGCGGGCTGGCTGGCGACGGTGGACTTCGGCACCGCGCTGGCGCCCGTGTACCGTGCGGCGGCAGACGGGAAGCGCGTGCACGTGTGGGTCAGCGAGACGCGGCCGCGGGCGCAGGGCGCGCGCCTCACCGCGTGGGAGCTGGGCGCGCACGGCATCCCCCACACGGTGATCGCCGACAGCGCCTCCGCCCACCTGATGAGCCGCGGCGACGTGGATCTCGTCATCACCGGCGCGGACCGGATCGCGGCCAACGGCGACGCGGCGAACAAGATCGGGACGCTGGAGAAGGCCGTCTGCGCGCGCGAGTTCGGCGTCCGCTTCTACGTCGCCGCCCCCCCGTCCACCTTCGACGCGGCGATCGCGGACGGAGGCGGGATCCCCATCGAGGAGCGTTCGGCAGACGAGGTGTCTTACGTGACGGGGCTGGACGACCACGGCACGCTTCGCCGCGTCCGCGTGACCGCGCCGGGTGCGCCCGCGCGCAATCCCGCGTTCGACGTGACCCCGGCGCGCTTCATCACCGGCTTCATCACCGAGCACGGCGTCGTCCGCCCCGAGGAGCTTCCCGGTGCCGCCTCGCACGCCCACGAGCGCATTCGCGTCCCCGCACTCGCGGGCGAGGGCGTCGTCGCGGGAGGCTGA